The segment CTCCAGGCCAAAGCCTTCGACATTGGCTTCACGACCGATGGCGACCAGCAGCTCATCAAACTCGATCCAGCTCTCTTCACCCTCAGGAGAGCTGACCACCAGGTGACGCATCGGCTGACTGTCTTTGCCGGTCAAAACTTCGATACGTGTGGCTGTGGAGTTGATACGCAGATCCACACCTTCACCGGCCAGTTGCTCATGCATCAGCGTGCTGACCTCTTCGTCTTCACGCGGCATGACACGCGGTGCACCTTCGATGATGGTGACGTGACTCCCCAGGCGCGCAAAGCTCTGCCCCAGCTCCATGCCGATCGGGCCAGACCCCAGTACCACCAGACGCTTGGGCTGTATCTTGAGGTCCCACAGGTTATCGGAGGTCAGCGGGGTAATCAGCTCGATACCCGGGATGGCAGGCACTCGCGGACGCGCACCGGTCGCGATCACGATATTGCGCGTGGTCAATACACGACCATCGACCTCCACTTCCCAAGGCGTTTTCAGCATGGCTTGGCCGGTATGCACTTCAACACCCAGGCTTTCGTAACGCTCGATACTGTCATGCGGCTCGACACTCTCGACCACGTCATGCACATGACCCATGACCTTGGCGAAGTCGATTTCCGGCTCATTGGCGGTGATACCAAAGCGCTCGGACTGGCGAATCTCATGTGCGGCTCGTCCAGCGCGAATCAATGCCTTGGAGGGAACGCAACCCGTGTTGAGGCAGTCGCCGCCCATTTTATGACGCTCGATCAGCGCCACTCGCGCATTGACCGCAGACGCAATGTAACTGGTGACCAGACCGGCAGAGCCGGCGCCGATCACGACCATGTCATAGTCGAAGGTCTTCGGCTTGGTAAAGCCAGCCTGCTGCTTGCGCTTGCGCATCAACCCCACGATACGATTGGCAATCAACGGGAACAGACCCAAGGCGATGAAGGAAGCAATCAGGGCCGGAGACAGGATATCGGACAGCGATTCCAACTGCCCAAGTTCACGACCAGCATTCACGTAGATGGCAGTACCGGCCAGCATGCCCAGCTGGCTGGCAACATAGAAGGTGACCACACGCATGCGAGTCAGGCCCATCACCAGATTGACGATGAAGAACGGGAATACCGGTACCAGACGCAGCGTGAACAGGTAGAACCCCCCTTCACGCTCGACACCACGGTTCAGGGATTCCAGCTGACGGCGGAAGCGCTTCTCGATACTTTCACGCAGCAATGTACGCGAGATAAGGAAGGCCAGCGTGGCACCGATCGTACTGGCGAAGGAGATGAGCAACAGCCCCCAGCCGAAGCCGAAAAGTGCGCCACCAAGCAATGTAAGCAAGGCTGCGCCGGGCAGAGAAAGGCCCGCCATTGCCACATAAACGACAAAGAAGACGCCCGCCACCAACACAGGCGACTCATCGAAGAGCACCTGGAAATTCGCCTGTTGGGCCTTGAGGCTCTGCAGTGTGAAATACTCCTGCGCACCGCTAGCGAAGAAGATAACAATGGCAGCGATGATAGCCACCAGGAGTAAGAGCTTACGTTTGTTCACAGACGATATCCTTATTCCGTTCCTGCCGAGTATGGGCATTTAAATTGGATGTACCGTTTCCTTACGAAGCTCATCACATACTGGATGCAGTCTTTTGCACACAGCACCCCATACTGTCGACACTGAATTCACGTTTTAACAAGCACAGCCAAGGCGTTGTCACTGGTCATTCTATCAGCTTGCTCTGAGCACTCGAGGGCAACGGTCAGCCTATAGTGGCATCCAGATGGCACTTGTGTGCGTAGAAACTTGATACGAGCGTCAACCCAGCATCTTGTCAGCACCACTCACGGGCATGGGGACATTGTTCCATGACCTTATCTTCATACAGCAATGATCCGCTTTTTTTCTGGAGACATCATGACCCGACACGCACTCTTCTCTTCTCATACATTGCGCCGTGGCACGACTCGCGCCGCGCTGATTGTCAGCTTGTGTAGTGGCCTGCTATTGGCTGGCCACGCCAATGCCTTCGACCTCGCGAAAGTCCCTCAGGGAGTCGCGAGTGGCGTCGATGCAGGTCAAGAAGTTGCCATCTTTGCGGGTGGCTGTTTCTGGTGCATGGAAGGTCCCTTCGACAAGCTCGAGGGTGTGATCTCGACCACCTCCGGCTACACCGCCGGTGAGAAGGACGACCCAACCTACAAACAGGTATCCGCAGGCGGTACGGGGCATACTGAAGCGGTCAAGGTCGTGTTTGATCCTGACAAGGTCAGCTACGACACCCTGCTCGACGTCTTCTGGCACAACATCGACCCCATCGCGGTCGATCGCCAGTTCTGCGACGCCGGCACTCAATATCGCAGCGGTATCTACACGCTGGATGAGGCGCAGCGAAAAGCCGCTGAGGCCAGCCGCACGGCATTGAAAGACAAGTTCCCCGAGGGAATTGCCACTGAAATTGAAGCCGCTGGCCCTTACTATGCCGCCGAGGAATACCACCAGGATTTCTACAAGAAGAATCCAATACGCTACCGCTTCTATCGCTCGGGTTGTGGTCGTGATGACCGCCTCGAGGAAATCTGGGGCGATGAGGCACCTGCACACTAAGCCAATTGTTTAACAAGAGTTTGTCGTGGTAGACACGAAAACGGCTCGCCAACTGGCGAGCCGTTTTTTATTGCACCGACACCCGACGATTACTGAGTCGTGGCGGCTTTGCGCCCGCAATACACTGCCAGCCCTAGCGTAATCAGCAGTACCAGCACCGCACCGACAACGACCCCCGGCCAGCCGGCGGCTTGCCAGAAGGGTTCCAGCCAGAAACCGCCAAGGCTCGCACCCAGATAATATGCCGTCAGATACAGCGCGCTGGCGCTGGCACGCGCGCCCTCGGCATTACGCCCTACCCACGCGGAGGCGGTGGCATGCGCGAGGAAAAACCCGAAGGCGTTGATGCTCAACCCGACCATCATGCCGATCAGCGACTGACTCAGTGTGAGAAATGTGCCGACGATCAACAGGCTGGTGCCCAGCATCATGGTCAGCGCCTGACCTGTGCGATGCACTGCTGCCAGATTCTGTTCACTGTTGTGCTCGTCTTCCTGCTGACTCCCTTTTACACCACCGAGCCCCCGGACTTTTGTCCCATCTCGCCATCTTTGCTGCAGGTGGGCCAATCGCTGTGCCAACTTGCCAGACTGTGATGCACCGAAGGTGCCAGCCAGATAGGTCAGAAACAGCAAACCCAACCACTGACTACCCAGTGACCACGGCGCTGCACTCAGCCGGAAGGTCATGTAGCTATACAGATTGACGAAGATGAAGAAATTCAGGCCACCGAGCAGAAAGACCGGCCACAAACGCGGGTTACGCAGATGGCGCCCAAGTCCTGCCAGCATGCTAATCAGATTGAGTGGCTGAGCCACGAAACGCCGCTGACGAGGTAACCACTGCCATAACGCACCCAGCGCCAGCAGACTGAAGGCCCCGATAACGGCAAAGCTTGCCTGCCAGCCCCAGTGCTCCGCCACGAAGCCACCGGCAACACGGCCAGTGATACCGCCCAGAGAGTTGGCACTGATGTACAACCCGACCGCTACCATCAGTGCAGGCTGTTCCATCTCGTCACTCATATAGGCCACTGCCACCGCCGGGAGCCCGCCGAGCAAGAAGCCCTGCAAGGCACGGACGGCCAGCAGTGACCAGAAACCGTCTACCAACAGCGCAAGACCAGAACAGGCTACACCACCGGTTAGCGTCCATAGCAGAATGCGGCGGCGTCCCAGCGCATCGGAGAGTGGACCAAATATCAGCAACGCCAATGCCAACGTCAAGGTGCTGACAGACAACGTAAGACTGGCTTGCAGTGAGCTAAGCCTCAGGTCACTTGCCAATAACGGCAGTATCGGCTGCACAAGATAGAGATTGATGAAGACCAGAAAGGAGCCAAGACACAGCGCTTGTGTCATGCGCCGCCATTCACTTCCATGTGCTTGCAGGGCGTCAGGAAGAGGGGCGTCATGCCCGGTCAACGATGTTACGGCTAGGGGAAGCGCCATCAGGTACCTACAGACAGAATTATCAGGGGGATGATGCAATTCTGACGTCCCGATCAGCATCAGTAAAATAGCTCGACATGATGCATGACATCAGTAAAGGTGATGGCATGCCAACGCATGGAGATATCCCTCATGAAACTGCCCTTCGACCTGCGTGCTCTCGAGCTGTTTGTCAGTGTCGTCGAACACGGTAGCTTCACTGCGGCGGCCCAATCTCTGAGTCTCGCCCAATCAGCGGTCAGTCAGTCAATAGCAGGCCTGGAAACCCGACTGGGCAAGCCGCTGCTGATACGCGGGACGCGTGGCCTACGTCTGACGTCGGCGGGCGACACTCTGCTGGAACATGCCAGACCGCTATTGGAGCAGGCGCAGCGCACCGCTCTGGCAATGGCCGAGCTTGATGGCCTCGTGAAAGGCGAGGTGCGTATCGGGGTCTCCTCAATGCTGGGGTCTTACTACTTCCCGCCACTGCTGATGGCGTTCAAGGCACGCTACCCGAACCTCAAGCTCAGTGTCATCGAGGGCGGTACCTTGAGCCTGCGTCAGATGATCGATAGCGGTGAGCTGGATCTCGGTGTTGTCGTCGAGGAGCAGGCA is part of the Cobetia sp. L2A1 genome and harbors:
- a CDS encoding FAD-dependent oxidoreductase: MNKRKLLLLVAIIAAIVIFFASGAQEYFTLQSLKAQQANFQVLFDESPVLVAGVFFVVYVAMAGLSLPGAALLTLLGGALFGFGWGLLLISFASTIGATLAFLISRTLLRESIEKRFRRQLESLNRGVEREGGFYLFTLRLVPVFPFFIVNLVMGLTRMRVVTFYVASQLGMLAGTAIYVNAGRELGQLESLSDILSPALIASFIALGLFPLIANRIVGLMRKRKQQAGFTKPKTFDYDMVVIGAGSAGLVTSYIASAVNARVALIERHKMGGDCLNTGCVPSKALIRAGRAAHEIRQSERFGITANEPEIDFAKVMGHVHDVVESVEPHDSIERYESLGVEVHTGQAMLKTPWEVEVDGRVLTTRNIVIATGARPRVPAIPGIELITPLTSDNLWDLKIQPKRLVVLGSGPIGMELGQSFARLGSHVTIIEGAPRVMPREDEEVSTLMHEQLAGEGVDLRINSTATRIEVLTGKDSQPMRHLVVSSPEGEESWIEFDELLVAIGREANVEGFGLEALGIAVSERGTIDVSESLQTLQPNIWACGDVAGPYQFTHAAGHQAWHAAVNALFGGLKTFKVDYRIMPMVTYTEPEVARVGLNESEAKAQGYEYEVTHYDMGESDRALAERSTEGFVKVLTEKGRDRILGVTLVGAFAGEWLAEFTMAMKHNIGLNKVLSTIHPYPTLSEANKAAAGMWKNAHKPEGVLKVLDRYFTWRRNGRFEPTKTLTAVDASSTTQASIAAEAPASSDTSAADKH
- the msrA gene encoding peptide-methionine (S)-S-oxide reductase MsrA; translation: MTRHALFSSHTLRRGTTRAALIVSLCSGLLLAGHANAFDLAKVPQGVASGVDAGQEVAIFAGGCFWCMEGPFDKLEGVISTTSGYTAGEKDDPTYKQVSAGGTGHTEAVKVVFDPDKVSYDTLLDVFWHNIDPIAVDRQFCDAGTQYRSGIYTLDEAQRKAAEASRTALKDKFPEGIATEIEAAGPYYAAEEYHQDFYKKNPIRYRFYRSGCGRDDRLEEIWGDEAPAH
- a CDS encoding MFS transporter, whose protein sequence is MTQALCLGSFLVFINLYLVQPILPLLASDLRLSSLQASLTLSVSTLTLALALLIFGPLSDALGRRRILLWTLTGGVACSGLALLVDGFWSLLAVRALQGFLLGGLPAVAVAYMSDEMEQPALMVAVGLYISANSLGGITGRVAGGFVAEHWGWQASFAVIGAFSLLALGALWQWLPRQRRFVAQPLNLISMLAGLGRHLRNPRLWPVFLLGGLNFFIFVNLYSYMTFRLSAAPWSLGSQWLGLLFLTYLAGTFGASQSGKLAQRLAHLQQRWRDGTKVRGLGGVKGSQQEDEHNSEQNLAAVHRTGQALTMMLGTSLLIVGTFLTLSQSLIGMMVGLSINAFGFFLAHATASAWVGRNAEGARASASALYLTAYYLGASLGGFWLEPFWQAAGWPGVVVGAVLVLLITLGLAVYCGRKAATTQ
- a CDS encoding LysR family transcriptional regulator; the protein is MKLPFDLRALELFVSVVEHGSFTAAAQSLSLAQSAVSQSIAGLETRLGKPLLIRGTRGLRLTSAGDTLLEHARPLLEQAQRTALAMAELDGLVKGEVRIGVSSMLGSYYFPPLLMAFKARYPNLKLSVIEGGTLSLRQMIDSGELDLGVVVEEQAGAETTGLVSRHFLSEEMVVCLSNDHPLASRHQISVEEFFAEELVVFKRGYFHRDFVERLASQHGLTASIGFESNLIALNKAIVARGFGITTFLRRVVEDDREANNLTAISFSQPAWLELSLAWRQERGLSRAEQAFVDFVVEHSADHRSCH